The stretch of DNA CCAATGTCAGCGGCCCAATCAATgctcactgctgattggctgctttcagGTACGTCCGTTATTATATTCCCACCCTGGCCTGCAGGTGTCAGTGTTAGCTGTGGGGCCCCAGGGCCTGccttatacacagtgccccactgCATGATGCACAATCAGCACCAGGATCCTGACTGAGAGGGGCCCCATCCCATGACTAGTGGGGGTGGCCCTCCTGTCATTGCAACTTTATTGCTTCTATAAACAAAATAACTCCGATTTCTGTATAAACTCCCCGCACCCCAGGGCCTCTGCATTCCAGCGGCAGGGAGTCCGTGCATCCACAGGCCTTTGGGGAATATTAACCCCTCAATTCCTCAGTTCCAGGGGCCTAAGCAGGATGTTCCCCACCCTCCCGAGATGAGGGTTAGACTTCCTGCCGTGccggggccccggggcccctttcTCACCGGTCAGCCCCCGTAAGCATGTAGGAAGGCTGCTGAATATTTTGTGACTGTGACTCTAACACCCCTAAATGCCAACTCCCAGCAACTGTCTGCACGCCTGGCACCCTGCCCAAACTAACTGCAACCGGCCGTGACTCAGCAGTCGCACCGTACAGTGCACAGGAGAACACTGAGTTTCCTTTTTATCTTTATAAACAATGTCCAAATATCCCTTCATTCAGTGGGTAGTTCATCtgttagcatgttatagaatggcctattctaagcaacttttcaattggtcttcattatttatttcttatagtttttgaattatttgccttcctctgactctttcaaaatgggggtcactgaccccggcagccaaaacctattgctctgtgaggctccagttttattgttattgttaaggtccccatacacgttgagatcttCACCCGTTTTCCCCATCTAcctgtgggcgatatcggggagcgtgccctggggccaaacaatagaattatattggcggtaatggggcagtcggtttggggaccgtatcaacgagtcgatgcggtccccgatccgactgaattttctaacgtggccaatcgatatctgcccaatttcaggccagatatcggtcgggcaggccccttgtttctgcccctacacgggccgataagctgccaaattggtccaatggacccatatcggcagctactatcggcccgtgtatggggacctttactttttattcattatgttTCTAGCCAGccgctctcctattcatatcagTCACATCAGTCACTCTAACTACTCCCTGGTTACCAAGGTATATGGGACCCTAGcgaccagacagctgctgaaattccaaactagagagctgcggATTAagaaactaccaataataaaaaatgaagaccaattgcaaattgtctcagaatattactgtctacattatGATGTGTAAATGTGTCTCTGCACAGCAGCATGATAAATACgtgcccccccggccccccttTGCCTGATTGCAAGCTCATCTGTTGCTTCCCAGTGGGTTGATTTAACCCTTCGGAGACCTTACCATTGGATTCTGCGCCCCTTGTAGTGCCCAGACATGATAAATGTGGCTTAGGAAGTGAAACAGACGGATGGCAGTTTCCCTttatgttaccccccccccccccacagcctcTTCTGGGGGATTTTCTGTCTCTATCCGGATGTATAGAGGGTCAGGGAATATATTCTGGGGCAGACCATTCATACAACATCATAAAACATTCTGATCTCTCCATGACTCCCCTTTCCATGGGAGTGTAATGGTTTGGCCCACACCCTTTCAGACACTGACCCCCCTCCCCAGGTTCAGTTCTTGACCCTCTATCGGGGCAATCTAAAGCATTTCCCCCTATTCTCTCTCCCGCCGGGCTGGACCCTCCCAAGTCCTATAAGGAAATAATCAAAAATTCTCAGCCAAAAACTTCTCTCAGAACCCGGGGCCTGTGAGTGTTTTCAGCAGCAGTGGAACCAGTTGGTTCAGTGAGGTGAAATATTCACAGGACCTGATCCATAGCCGGCAATCCATAGTCAGTGGCGTAATTAGACAGGGCTGGGCCCCCTAcaaaaacagtagggcaagagcagatagggtctgtgccactgtgacagaatgctctgttatacagatagctagaatctcagccataaagcagggcaggactgctgcttacaatgtggggggatcagataggatctgtgccactgtgacagaatgctctgttatacagatagctagaatctcagccataaagcagggcaggactgctgcttacaatggggggatcagataggatctgtgccactgtgacagaatgctctgttatacagatagctagaatctcagccataaagcagggcaggactgctgcttacaatggggggatcagataggatctgtgccactgtgacagaatgctctgttatacagatagctagaatctcagccataaagcagggcaggactgctgcttacaatgggggggatcagataggatctgtgccactgtgacagaatgctctgttatacagatagctagaatctcagccataaagcagggcaggactgctgcttacaatggggatcagataggatctgtgccactgtgacagaatgctctgttatacagatagctagaatctcagccataaagcagggcaggactgctgcttacaatgggggatcagataggatctgtgccactgtgacagaatgctctgttatacagatagctagaatctcagccataaagcagggcaggactgctgcttacaatggggggatcagataggatctgtgccactgtgacagaatgctctgttatacagatagctagaatctcagccataaagcagggcaggactgctgcttacaatgggggggatcagataggatctgtgccactgtgacagaatgctctgttatacagatagctagaatctcagccataaagcagggcaggactgctgcttacaatggggggatcagataggatctgtgccactgtgacagaatgctctgttatacagatagctagaatctcagccataaagcagggcaggactgctgcttacaatgggggggggggatcagataggatctgtgccactgtgacagaatgctctgttatacagatagctagaatctcagccataaagcagggcaggactgctgcttacaatggggggatcagataggatctgtgccactgtgacagaatgctctgttatacagatagctagaatctcagccataaagcagggcaggactgctgcttacaatggggggggggataggatctgtgccactgtgacagaatgctctgttatacagatagctagaatctcagccataaagcagggcaggactgctgcttacaatgggggggggggatcagataggatctgtgccactgtgacagaatgctctgttatacagatagctagaatctcagccataaagcagggcaggactgctgcttacaatgggggggatcagatacaGCTCTAGCGTTGGTGCCGGGCAGGGAGGTGTTGGTGCCACTTTATTGCCCCATGAGGCTGTTATGAGCCATAAAGTGGCACAGTTGCTATAAGGTGGGTATAACAGTGCCACATACAAGTTGGCATTATATCTCTGTAATGTACAACGTTATACTATGGGGGGGGCTGGAGATTTGGGTGCAGGAGTTTGGGGGACACTTGTTCTGGAGAGAACCCCCCATACTGGGCCCACTATCTCCCTTCCTTCCCCCTCAGCTCTGGGTGTCGCTCTGATGAAATCCCAGCAGTTTCCAACAGCCGACTGGGCACCGTGCCACCCACAAGCCTTTCCCTTCTATGGGTGCTCCACCCTTCTGGCCAGCCGTACCCGGCAGAACCCCCCGCAGTACtcagcccatatatatatacctgtacctTGTCACTCACAGACTCCCCCTATCTGCACTTACTGCCTGTCACCACCAGAGGCCCTACTCTCCTGCCCCCTAGACTCCCCTTAGCCCAGTGCCTGGGGGTCTCGCAGTCCGGCAGGGTTGGGTTTGGAACAAATGAACCAAATCTGCTCTTTTTGCTTTCAGCCAAGTGCGGATCATGTGGCCCTGGGTACAAGACCCCCCTGGATGCCATGAAAGGTGGGTGCACTGGGTGCTGGGAGTGGCCCAGACCCATCTGGCCACTTgtttagccaatcagatcagagTTAATCAGAGGGGGCACATTTATATAACTATGTTCTGCCCCCCACAGGCCCCAGGGAGGAGATTCTCTACTTGCCCTGTATCTACCGCAACACCGGGATCAACAAGCCGGACTACCTGGCTACCGTCGATGTGAATCCCAAGTCCCCAAAGTACTCCCAGGTAACACCGGGGGGCAGGTATGTCCTTAGGGGCATTGCTGAGGCAGTAACTCTcaggcaggattctgggagttgtagtcatgAACAAGCTGAGGGGCGTAAGGAGGCATTATAGGCTGCAGCAGCCCTAGGAGTCTTAcacaggattctgggagttgtaggaggcATTATAGGCTGCAGCAGCCCTAGGAGTCTCTcaggcaggattctgggagttgtaggaggcATTATAGGCTGCAGCAGCCCTAGGAGTCTcaggcaggattctgggagttgtaggaggcATTATAGGCTGCAGCAGCCCTAGGAGTCTTAcacaggattctgggagttgtagtcatgAACAAGCTGAGGGGCATAAGGAGTTATTATAGGATGCAGCAGCCCTAGGAGTCTcaggcaggattctgggagttgtagtcatgAACAAGCTGAGGGGCATAAGGAGTTATTATAGGATGCAGCAGCCCTAGGAGTCTcaggcaggattctgggagttgtaggaggcATTATAGGCTGCAGCAGCCCTAGGAGTCTCTcaggcaggattctgggagttgtagtcatgAACAAGCTGAGGGGCATAAGGagttattataggctgcagcaGCCCTAGGAGTCTcaggcaggattctgggagttgtaggaggcATTATAGGCTGCAGCAGCCCTAGGAGTCTcaggcaggattctgggagttgtaggaggcATTATAGGCTGCAGCAGCCCCAGGAGTCTcaggcaggattctgggagttgtaggaggcATTATAGGCTGCAGCAAACCTAGGAGTCTcaggcaggattctgggagttgtaggaggcATTATAGGCTGCAGCAGCCCTAAGAGTCTcaggcaggattctgggagttgtaagaGGCATTATAGGCTGCAGCAGCACTAGGAGTCTCTcaggcaggattctgggagttgtaggaggcATTATAGGCTGCAGCAGCCCTAGGAGTCTCaggaaggattctgggagttgtaggagttattataggctgcagcaGCCCTAGGAGTCTcaggcaggattctgggagttgtaggaggcATTATAGGCTGCAGCAGCACTAGGAGTCTcaggcaggattctgggagttgtaggaggcATTATAGGCTGCAGCAGCACTAGGAGTCTcaggcaggattctgggagttgtaggaggcATTATAGGCTGCAGCAGCCCTAAGAGTCTcaggcaggattctgggagttgtaagaGGCATTATAGGCTGCAGCAGCACTAGGAGTCTCTcaggcaggattctgggagttgtaggaggcATTATAGGCTGCAGCAGCCCTAGGAGTCTCaggaaggattctgggagttgtaggaggcATTATAGGCTGCAGCAGCCCTAGGAGTCTTAcacaggattctgggagttgtagtcatgAACAAGCTGAGGGGCATAAGGagttattataggctgcagcaGCCCTAGGAGTCTcaggcaggattctgggagttgtaggaggcATTATAGACTGCAGCAGCCCCAGGAGTCTcaggcaggattctgggagttgtagtcatgAACAAGCTGAGGGGCATAAGGagttattataggctgcagcaGCCCTAGGAGTCTcaggcaggattctgggagttgtaggaggcATTATAGGCTGCAGCAGCCCTAGGAGTCTcaggcaggattctgggagttgtaggaggcATTATAGGCTGCAGCAGCCCCAGGAGTCTcaggcaggattctgggagttgtaggaggcATTATAGGCTGCAGCAGCCCTAAGAGTCTcaggcaggattctgggagttgtaagaGGCATTATAGGCTGCAGCAGCACTAGGAGTCTcaggcaggattctgggagttgtaggaggcATTATAGGCTGCAGCAGCCCTAGGAGTCTCaggaaggattctgggagttgtaggagttattataggctgcagcaGCCCTAGGAGTCTcaggcaggattctgggagttgtaggaggcATTATAGGCTGCAGCAGCACTAGGAGTCTcaggcaggattctgggagttgtaggaggcATTATAGGCTGCAGCAGCACTAGGAGTCTcaggcaggattctgggagttgtaggaggcATTATAGGCTGCAGCAGCACTAGGAGTCTcaggcaggattctgggagttgtaggaggcATTATAGGCTGCAGCAGCCCTAAGAGTCTcaggcaggattctgggagttgtaagaGGCATTATAGGCTGCAGCAGCACTAGGAGTCTCTcaggcaggattctgggagttgtaggaggcATTATAGGCTGCAGCAGCACTAGGAGTCTCTcaggcaggattctgggagttgtaggaggcATTATAGGCTGCAGCAGCCCTAGGAGTCTCaggaaggattctgggagttgtaggagttattataggctgcagcaGCCCTAGGAGTCTcaggcaggattctgggagttgtaggaggcATTATAGGCTGCAGCAGCACTAGGAGTCTcaggcaggattctgggagttgtaggaggcATTATAGGCTGCAGCAGCACTAGGAGTCTcaggcaggattctgggagttgtaggaggcATTATAGGCTGCAGCAGCCCTAGGAGTCTCAGGCAGGAgtctgggagttgtaggaggcATTATAGGCTGCAGCAGCCCTAAGAGTCTcaggcaggattctgggagttgtaagaGGCATTATAGGCTGCAGCAGCCCTAGGAGTCTcaggcaggattctgggagttgtaggaggcATTATAGGCTGCAGCAGCACTAGGAGTCTCTcaggcaggattctgggagttgtaggaggcATTATAGGCCGCAGCAGCCCTAGGAGTCTcaggcaggattctgggagttgtaggaggcATTATAGGCTGCAGCAGCCCTAGGATTCTCAGGCAGGAgtctgggagttgtaggaggcATTATAGGCTGCAGCAGCACTAGGAGTCTcaggcaggattctgggagttgtagtttagggCAGGCCCAGGAATAGGAGGCGGCTAAAGGTGCACTGCTCACCGCTGCAGGTCATTCACCGACTCCCGATGCCCAACACAAACGACGAGTTGCACCATTCCGGCTGGAACACCTGCAGCAGTTGCTACGGCGACGCCAGCAAAGTGCGCAACAAACTCATCCTGCCCTGTCTCATCTCCTCCCGCATCTACGTGGTGGACGTTGGCACCGACCCCCGGGCCCCCCGGATCCACAAGGTACGGTATTAGCCCCCCCCGGCATCTCCAAGCCCAGGTCCATTATTATCCCAACATACAGTGCTGCCAGTAagggctggggcccctgtgcatTATTACCCCTATGTTATACACAGGGTACTTTATTACCCCCTTGCCTGCTGTATTAGAAATAAAAGTTGGACATTGCAGTCCCACCCCCAACCACAAGATGGTGCTACAGTGCTACTATTTGCTGATCCTTCCATAAGTCCCATGAATCTATCTATATAGCCAGACAGGGTGCTAAGTGCAAGCTCCCAGGCTCAGCCTCCTTCTCCCTCTTTGCTGCAGACTGTGGAGCCATACGAAGTGTTTTGGAAGTGCGGCCTGGCCAACCTGCACACCTCTCACTGCCTGGGCTGTGGGGAGATCATGATCAGCTCCATAGGGGACCCCTATGGCAATGGAAAAGGTAAGTCCCTCCCATCCCAGCTCTGCATGGGAGTATCCGATTCGATGCCCCACCcctgcatatataatatattggatGTGATCATGTGACATGGGCTGCAGTATCATGTTCCATCCTAAAGGGGGGGGCAGTCAGGTTGTGGAACATTGGGGGACAACTTCATCTCTCCAGGTGttgcaaaactacaactcccagaatgccacTGGCAGCTAGATCTAGAGTACAGCCTCAGCTGCAGTACATTGGTGGCAGAACAGTTCCACCTAGTGGTTAGCACAGGGCATTGCAGCTGAGAGTACCCAGCATTATGGCAGCTCCTGGAGcagtctctctctatatatatatatacatataataccccccccccgcagatGTAACGGGTCACTTACCAACTCTCTGTTTCCGGCGCCGCAGGGGGCTTCGTTCTATTGGACGGGGAGACGTTTGAAGTGAAGGGGAACTGGGAAGCGGAAGGGGAAGCGGCTCCGTTCGGCTACGACTTCTGGTACCAACCGCGGCACAACGTCATGATCAGCACCGAATGGGGGGCCCCTAAAGCCTTCGCTCTGGGTTTCAAGATGGAGGAAGTCCAGGCCGGTGAGACGCGGCGCCCCCAACTCTGTATCGACCAATGGGGGTTTCAAGGTCCCTGACAGCCCCAAATGTTGCTTTCTCCCCCCAGGGATGTATGGGCACTCTCTGAACGTCTGGGATTGGACAGAACACAGGCGGATACAGACCATAGACCTGGGGGAGGACGGGCTGATACCGCTGGAGATCCGCTTCCTGCACGACCCCGACGCCGCCCAAGGGTTGGTGGGCTGCGCCCTGAGCAGCACCGTCTTCCGCTTCTACAAGGAGAAGGTGAGAGGGGCTCAATCACCATGGCAGCACCGACCTTGCCCCATCAGTAGCCCCAATATTCATTAGGGCCACAGGTCCGACCAGCTGACATTCCCCCCATGCTTAACCATTTCCTCACTGCTCTTTCCTGCCCCAGGACGGCAAATGGGCCGCAGAGAAGGTGATCAAGGTGCCCAGTAAGAAGGTGGAAGGGTGGGCGCTGCCCGAAATGCCAGGTGGGTGCAGGGGGGCTGTGGGGTATTGTGTACAACAGAGGTGGTTGCGGAAGTGCCCAAGAttactgacccatagcaaccaatcagcagttagctttcaCTGCTTTAATGCAGTTAGAGTAATTAAAGCcagtatctgattggttgttaaacCTTTTCCCCTCAGGCTTTGGGAGGTTTCCTAGCTCCCCTCTGGGGTCCCTGTAACAGCCATTCCATGGGAGGGGGGCAGTTAGAATTAGGGGCTGGGCTCACGTCGCTCTCTCTCGCCCCCTATCTCCAGGGCTTATAACAGATATCCTCATCTCATTGGACGATCGGTTCCTGTACTTCAGTAACTGGCTGCACGGGGACATCCGGCAGTATGACATCACCGACCCCAGGAACCCCAAACTGGTGGGGCAGGTGGGTAACTAATTCCTACATTTAATCATTTCACTGCATGTTGGTATTTACATTGctctctggttgctggggtcccaCTGACATTAGCAACCAGGTCAGTGACTGTAGTAGGTAGCACTGAAAGTCTGACTTTGATGAAACACAGAGGAAGGAGtataaggaccaattgcaaagctgctctGCAGCACTGTTACTGTAATAAACATGGCGCCACCTAGCTGTTGTTGAGGGAAgggcccacacacacacagggctctCCATCCGTCTCACCCTCTGCCCTTTCCCCCCGTAGATCTTTCTGGGGGGCAGCATCCTGAGAGGGGGCCCCGTCACTGTACTGGAAGATAAGGATCTGGAGTGCCAGCCTGACCCTGTCATTGTCAAGGTGAGTCCCCGAGTGTTACCGGggcaacggggggggggggggggattctacCTCTTACACCACCCACAACCCCTGCCCCTTTATTTTCCTCTCATCTTTATCCCTGGTTCCTGGCTGTCTCTGTCTTCTACCTGCTGTCTCTTTCCTATAATCCTGCCCTCTCTCACTGCCTACAATGTGGTGTCCCTTTCCCATAACCCTCCCTGTTTCTGCCTACTACATGGTGTCTCTTTCCCATAATCCTTCCCCCTCTCTCTTTGCTCCtggctgtctctctctctctcagctccTTTGCCTGCTGGAGACCCTATCCCATATTCCCCCCATCTCTGCTCCTGGCTGTCTCTGCCTATTACATGGTGTCTCTTTCCCATAACCCTGCCCACTCTCTCTCTGCTCTTAACTGTCTCTCTGGTGTTCCCTTCCCACAGTCCTCCCCTGTCTATGCTCCTGGCTGTCTCTCTGCCTGCTACACGGTGTCCCTATCCCATATCCCCCCTGTCTCTGCTCCTGGCTGTCTCTCTGCCTGC from Xenopus tropicalis strain Nigerian chromosome 8, UCB_Xtro_10.0, whole genome shotgun sequence encodes:
- the selenbp1 gene encoding methanethiol oxidase: MAKCGSCGPGYKTPLDAMKGPREEILYLPCIYRNTGINKPDYLATVDVNPKSPKYSQVIHRLPMPNTNDELHHSGWNTCSSCYGDASKVRNKLILPCLISSRIYVVDVGTDPRAPRIHKTVEPYEVFWKCGLANLHTSHCLGCGEIMISSIGDPYGNGKGGFVLLDGETFEVKGNWEAEGEAAPFGYDFWYQPRHNVMISTEWGAPKAFALGFKMEEVQAGMYGHSLNVWDWTEHRRIQTIDLGEDGLIPLEIRFLHDPDAAQGLVGCALSSTVFRFYKEKDGKWAAEKVIKVPSKKVEGWALPEMPGLITDILISLDDRFLYFSNWLHGDIRQYDITDPRNPKLVGQIFLGGSILRGGPVTVLEDKDLECQPDPVIVKGKKVPGGPQMIQLSLDGKRLYVTNSLYSKWDKQFYPDMIKEGSVMLQIDVDTEKGGLKLNPNFLVDFGKEPGGPVLAHELRYPGGDCSSDIWV